tctctgagatctcccggcatgctctcctccctccagatgagagagatgaggttatgtatccgtgccaacagcgcctctccaacatattttagtgcctcagcagggtttccatctgctcccgtagccttgcttttgagctgtcttatggctttttccacCTTgtggcaacgttggagtttcaccgaggtggtggcgggtcgcatgctacgggatggagttgagaacactcgagtcaaaggcagagtctcgattgagatcatcttcaaagtgctccttccatcgggccctgacagcctcggtgtccttgatgagtgttcccccgttcttggccaggagtggggtgggtccttgggagtttgaaccgtaggtggccttgactgcgataaagaatccttgcacatcatggctgtcagccagttgttgtgtctcctgcgttttctccatccaccacctgttctttaggtcccgggttttttgttggacctgagccttgagccgtctgtaatgttactttgcagctcccgagttgggttgctgcttaaggctcagagatgctctgcgcttgcgatctattagttcttggatctcctgatcattctcatcaaaccagtcctggtgttttctggttgagtgactaagcgtctcttcacaggcactggttatggaggcctggagtacagaccaagtgctgtggggcttcagcatctcagggtcatcaaggcacgccagattggctgtgaggcgctggctgtatcgagCTCtcctagctgggtctctaagtgccccggcattgacttttttgcgcggagctgcttctgctgtcccctctactttggggcaatgttaatgttgatgatggatcggattaggcgatggtccattcagcagtcgtcagttcctgtcatggcgcgggtgatgcgcacatccttgcgatcccgggctcggacgatgatatagtcgagcaggtgtcagtgtttggagcgagtattaccacgatgccttgtatttgtccctctggcagaacagggtgttggtgatgaagaattcatgttctcggcattttgtcaggagtagggtaccgctggagttggctttccctaccccctctctgccaatcacgtcgcCCCAGACGGCTGTgcctttgccaaccctggcgttgaagtcacccaggaggatcagtttgtcgcctgcggggacgcaggacaaggatttttcgaggctggtgtaaaaaccctctttggtctcgtccTTTGCATCAAGtgtcggggcgtacgcactgatgacagtggtgcattggttccgggatagggtgaatcgAAGAGTCGTGAGGCGTTGGTTAACCTTGCAGGGGGAGTCttggaggcggtcgaccagctcatttttgatggtgaagccgattCTGTAGAGGTGCCGTTCTGCCTCTAGTTtccttttccagaaaaaggtgtaacctccaccttgttccttgagctggccctcccctgcccactgggtctcgcttagggcggcgatgtcgaagtgtcttaagttcccgggcagctatggcggtgcggcgttccggcctgtcgctcttgcattgtccataagggtcctgacgttccaggtcccgaacttcattttgaaggggtaGAAGATGCCCCGTGGGGTGGTCGATGCACACTGGTTACCACATgggtttagctgagcaaggtcttggtccagtggcaaaggagtcaagatgactggagaccaggcactgctgtatgggcctagtttccttacagcaagatgttggccgcaagctcagcgccaaATAGCCCTTAATGGTAGGTGCTCCGAGGCTTGATTGAGGTCCCGCCATCGTCGAGGAGGAGAGGTCTGATCATCGCTGGAGGGAAGGTGGTCCGCCGCTTTAAAGAGTCTATTAAAATACAGAAACATTAAAACTGTTAGACTAATATGAAAGACTAAAAGGCCTGGTGGGTCGGACTCCCAGTGGgtcggtctccagtcatcttgactcctttgccactggaccaagaccttgctcagctaaacccATGTGGTAACCAGTGTGCATCGACCACCCCACGGGGCATCTTCtaccccttcaaaatgaagttcgggacctggaacgtcaggacccttatggacaatgcaagagcgacaggccggaacgccgcaccgccatagttgcccgggtgtCTCTTAGGGACTCCTGGTGTGTCAAGCTCCTGGTGTTTGGTTCCCGGTGTGTCGGACTCTGTGTTTGGTTCCCGGTGTCTCATAGTGGCTAATCAACTAAACTTCTGTACCTTGGATGATGTCCTAGTGTAGGCTGCAAGCCCCGAGcaggagtcctttcggcctgggataggagtgggacggtgcggggtcctttcggcctgggataggagtgggccggtgtggggtcctttcggcctgggataggagtaggccggtgtggggtcctttcggctcgggataggagtgggccggtgcggggtcctttcggcctgggataggagtgggacggtgtggggtcctttcggcTCGGGATAGGAGTAGGCcggtgtggggtcctttcggctcgggataggagtgggccggtgcggggtcctttcggcctgggataggagtgggacggtgtggggtcctttcggcTCGGGATAGGAGTGGGAcggtgtggggtcctttcggcctgggataggagtgggccggtgtggggtcctttcggcctgggataggagtgggccggtgtggggtcctttcggcctgggataggagtgggccggtgtggggtcctttcggcTCGGGATAGGAGTAGGCcggtgtggggtcctttcggcTTGGGATAGGAGTGggacggtgcggggtcctttcggcctgggataggagtgggacggtgtggggtcctttcggcTTGGGATAGGAGTGGGAcggtgtggggtcctttcggcctgggataggagtgggacggtgtggggtcctttcggcTTGGGATAGGAGTGGGCCGGTGCTGGTGGTAGGACCCATGAAACTACCATGAGCAATATCAGTTACATCCAAGTTCATGGCTGACGGACATGTTGAGGAACTTCAGCAGGGAATGGCTTTGGAAAGCTGCTGCTACTTTGCCTTACCTACTCAAGAAGAGTAAAGTGTATGTGTTTTTCTCTCTTCTTGAAGGTAGTGACACCTGCTGTGATGCAGTGCCACAGGAGCTGGCAATCTACAGTCCAAGTGGCTATTTGACATTGTCGATCTTGTCCAGAGacctatagaagtttacagcacagaagcaagccCATTGTATCTGTGTCAACGCTTTGCCAGAGCCAAACCAAAATTTAATCCTGCTGCCCTAATttgtgcccatagtcctgtatcttcctctgcttcaaatattgatgcaatttccctttttttaaaaaaaaaaatacaatgccTTGAATATTCCTTATAGCAAAGCATTCCATGATCCAACATCCCTCTCTTAACCCTTCTCTCGCCCTTGTGTCCTTCCCCATCACCCACATGggtatgcacacatacacacacacttcatttCCAGCAGAGGCCGCTCGGTAATGATCAGGGATGGAGCCCCTGGCTGATTTCATTCATTCATGGGTTCTGATACCAGTTATCTCACTGATATTAGCTAGCTCAGCACATACTGAAGATGGGGCGTTCCTGATCTGTGGTTCTGCCACAATAAAGTGGTTTTATTCCAGAATTATACTTTCAACAAGTTGGGTAGTTTCCATGAGTGGCTAAATTGGGCCACGTGGGGATATTTTGCTGTGTCTGCTTACCTCTCCCCTGAATTTCTCTGCACCTCATTGCCTGCTGACTCATTCTGTGCTGTGAGGCTGAGCTGCACAGCTAGCAGCACTTGCTGGTGACATGGTATAGTTTGTGGGATTTATGGTCTGAGATGTGAGCCAAATGCAAGCAGCTGTCAGTGCTGCCGAGCAGGTAATGCCTCTTCCTTCCTTTACAGCAAGATGCTCCTGTTATTGCAGAGATTTTTAAAGAGTCATCCTTCAAAACCGAAGAGGGAGCAATAGACAGTTTTTCAGTAAAACATTAGAATTTCAAGATACAAGTTATAATAGATTTTAAAAGAGAAGGATGTATTTGAAATGCTTCTCCTCCAAACCCAGTGATAGATTCTGATCTCTTTAATGCACGGATTCTTCCTCCTCATGAGTGCACAGTTGATAAATCGTGTTTTAATGTTTCACAGAAGCAGGACCCACTGCTCTTAATTGTAAATATACTTTGCAGAAAAGCCATTGAGAAGCTAAAAGCAGGCTGGGTCACATCCTTTAGTAACTGAAGTATgctgttgtaaaatgttgtgtccgggccaacatttattcctccaccaacactactaaaacagattaactggtcattatcaaattggctgccaatgtttcctacattacaacagtgactacacttcaaaagtgcttcattggttgtaaagcgctttggaacatcctgaggctgTCTAAAAGCAAGTCTGGAAGTGTTATCCCTTCCTGCAGTAAATCAGCCTCCAATTCTCCTTTCACCAGGAATGTTGTCATTCCTTTTCCAGGCACCTTCTCAGACCCAGAAGGCATTGCAGAATAGACGTTCCTGTGGCGATAAGGAGATCAAACGCCTTCAAAATGGAAAACTCATTCCCTCTGCCAGCACTCTTCGCAATGGTTCTTGTGTCCAGCTCACCAATGGCCACTGCTGTGGCTCCACTCTGCAACTCAAGGCATCTGCTAAACCTGTTCAAGCCATAAAGGTAAGGGGCTCACTGGCATTTGTTGCCATGGCAGCAATAGTTCTCTTTGTTTCGGAAATTTGACACTCCTTTATTTTGTAGATTAGTGGGTACCTGAACCTCATTGCCAACGGTATTGATAACTTCACACACGGCCTGGCAGTAGCTGGGAGCTTCCTCGTCAGCAGAAAGGTGAGCAGAAGATAAGAAAATGATTTGCAAAGAGAATGGTGAAATGCAAGATCTCAAAACAGCTCGTTTCTGCCTGTGTGTTCGCTCCTaagtcacaattctgagtgaatcaATATATTTTAAAATGTTGTACCGGGCATGTGGCCATAGAATTTCAAGAATTGCCTGACTAGTCCATGTGCCCAAAGCACACATTGCTCTTTAGTTAATTAGTAAATTTGACCTGATCAAAAAAAACGTGCAGGCTGCACTTTATCTCTCAAAGTTCTCGTTCAAAAATGTTTCAAATTCCTTTCAGAGGCCATATTGGTTGTTGACAGGAACACGTGGAGTCTGACAGGGACACACATGGACAGGTGGGCACACGCAGACATCCCACTGTATACCCTGAAGAGTACACACAGACAGTTGTATATCAAACCAGagttagttacaggctggaatctaatcaaggggttcagggggCGGATTTATATAtcgaatagatacccgggagtgagttacaggctggaattttatCCACTGATACCTGGAACTGCGACACACCTCTCTGCCTCATACTGCTTGGTGTGTGTTGGTCTGTAAGCTGTAAACATCACTGGTCATGTCAGTCGGTAATCCCTGCCGTAACTTTCGGTGTTGACATCGCCGTACTTTGTGTCATTGCCTCTTTGTGGTGCTCTCACTGGTGGAGCTTCATGGTGACCTCGCTCCCAGTGTGACGGGGTGGATTTTGCATCCAGTTTTACCTGTGTACCTGCCTGTCTCCGGTCACATGTAACGGCTACATTCCCACAAAACGTGTAGCTGTCATGGTCACTGGAGGTTTGCTGTGAGATGGGAGAGAAATAATGTTTTGAAAGGGTTATCCCAGGACAGTAAAGAAACTGCACCCTGCCACCTGTCTCCATTTCAAAATCTGTGCCCCAGATGCAGACAAACTGCTTGTTGTGTCTCTTAGTCTTATCTCATTGTACTGGACTCGTCTTCATGATCCATTCTCAGTGGTAAGAGCAGAAGTTGCTTGTTCCAAGGGCAGGCTTCTGGGAATTAGTGCTTGCTTCAGGCACTTACTTTCCAGTCTTTCTGTACATTCCCCTCCAGGTGGCTTTGGTAATGGCGCTGGTTAAAAACTGCATAGACTGCCCTGTGCCTTTTTAATTTCCGAGGGCCGGGCTGTCCCAGGTCctgctgtgtgtatgtgtttgttttAAGAATGTAACTGCTTTCATCAAGGTGTGTTTTTTGTTACAACATTCTGGTGGTTGTTACGTTTGATGAATGGTGCCAGGGACTGGTGTTTGTTTAATGGTTCAATTGATTTCACTGTCTTTTTGTCTTGGTTTCCTTCAACCAGTTCTGCAGTTAGCTCCCGAGCAATGTCAGCTGTTGCTATGGTTATTACAGTTGCATTATCCAGTACGATCCATTGCTACAGATGTCTGCTGGGTCAGTTCTGTTGTTGAGATTGTTGACGTGCTCCTGTCCTGTCCTGCAGGTTGGGCTCACTACCACTCTGGCCATCCTCCTCCATGAAGTTCCACATGAGGTTAGTGAACTTATCTTTCATGTGAATAATTGATACTTTCACCCTCATTTTTAAAATGTATGTTTCCTCAGTACAGGGCACTGCCGTTTCCCATCCCAACAGAAATACCTCCTTGAAGGGGCAAATGGCAAGGATTGCAGACTTCCCCATGGCACCCCCTGCCGCCCTCAGTCTTCAGCTGGTATGAGGAGTCTTGGCTGATGCATTCGGTGCCAACTGGAGATAGGAGATGCTGGCCATTATTCTAACGCTCACTCCACCAGCTGTGACCTGACTCAAACTCGCCCAGTTGTTGGAAATAAATTAAAACCAGTGCCTGATGGAACAGTATAACAACTGAACAGAATGTTTCTGATCAGTGCGCTTCTTGTACCCTATTGTTTTGTCCAGAGATGAATTCCCCATGGTGAATGTTTAGAGCCAGAAGTCTATGTTTGAGTTCCTGTTGTGAGAATCTTTGAAAACTTGGCCTGGCTGACTACTTCATTGTTTAACCCACAGGTCGGAGATTTTACCATCCTGCTCAGGGCAGGATTCGATCGATGGAGTGCAGCAAAAATGCAGCTCACGACTGCGGTTGGAGGGGTGTTGGGGGCCTGCTTCGCCCTGTGCTCTCAGTCTCCAGAAGGAGCAGGTGGGGCTTGATCTGCTTTTCTGTGTCGGGAGTTCGGcatcccgaggggggggggggggagggggctggggctgAGCTCTAAGTAGgaagttggggcgggggggggggggggggtgcggggggtggtgaTGTGCTGGATCTCGAGCGGGGCCCAGCGCTCCTCGTCAATCTCCCAGGTTATCATCAGTCCAAGCACAATAGACTTAAGCCGCAAGGgtgttccctctctccctttcctctgGCCAGCTCACGTGATCTCTGACTGCCAGATCTTCGCACTTTTGACTGTCTTTGACTGGAATGATGGTAAATTATGACCGATGTATTTGTGAGCCCTCGCTATTCAGACTGAGAGCTGTGGCTATCTGAGGGCAGGGTGGGAGAAGCGGTGCATTGGTGATGTATCTGTTCTTTTTGTTTCCAGCTTCCTGTCTGTCCCCACTCCCCCATCTACCCAGAAGGTGCACTTAGTTTGGTTTATATTGTGCATATAGGTGGTACATGGTGAACATCAAATGTATAAGATTGTTTTTCTCTCTTAATTAACGATGACTACAGATGCTATCTCATGATAACATGATGGTCAGAATATCAGCAATTGATTTTATGGAGAGCTGATGTTAGGAGGTGGCTCAGATGAAGACCCCGCTAGCGGTGGTGCTGATTGCAGAGGGGGAATGGCAGTCTTCAGATTGTTGGGTGCTAATTTTAGTAATGTGAATTACTGCAGCAATTGGAGCCACACAAAGGCGAAGAAGGTGACCATTAAAGGGACTGTCTGTAATTGGTATCACTTTCACAGGAGCAGAAGGAATGCTCCAGAGGATGCGATTATGGTTCCGTGTAACCCTTTTTTAATTGCAGTGTTCCTTTTGGGATACTTGTGAAATGATGACATTCTGCATGGTCCCTTAATGTTCATGCGTGTGGCTGTGGTACCACGAAGTGCCACCAGGTGGCAATGCCGAGAGCAGTGGCTTGCCACCAGCAGAACCTGTCAAATGCTGCAAGTACAACACACGCCAAATCAGCTGATAGCTCAGTCAATGATCGGCAGTTACACACAGGCTTGTTGTATCTTGCTGCACATTTCATCTCCTAGACTGGCAGATGTGCAGAGATTTTCTGTTGTCAATACATTGCAGGCTATTGTAAATGCATATTGATCCTCTGTCACTCAATCTCATTTGTTAAATATTTTAAAATTGTAACTGCACTTGTCACAGTGACGAAGTGGCACTCTGCTCTCACCTGGATTCTCAGAGCTTCCTCATTCCACGCCCCCCCACACCCAGATCTCCCACCCGCCACTTTATGCCCTCGTTCATGCAGACTCTTTCCCACTCTCCTCCCACCCCAGTTCACATTGGTCGTGTGTGTTAACCCCTCTGTCCCCCTGTcacatcctccctctctctctctctctctcattcccccatagctctctctccccctctgtcgtccccccctccccctctgtcgtccccccctccccctctgtcgtccccccctccccctctgtcgtccccccctccccctctgtcgtccccccctccccctctgtcgtccccccctccccctctgtcgtccccccctccccctctgtcgtccccccctccccctctgtcgtccccccctccccctctgtcgtcccccctccccctctgtcgtccccccctccccctctgtcgtccccccctccccctctgtcgtccccccctccccctctgtcgtccccccctccccctctgtcgtccccccctccccctctgtcgtccccccctccccctctgtcgtccccccctccccctctgtcgtccccccctccccctctgtcgtccccccctccccctctgtcgtccccccctccccctctgtcgtccccccctccccctctgtcgtccccccctccccctctgtcgccccccctccccctctgtcgcccccccctccccctctgtcgcccccccctccccctctgtcgccccccctccccctctgtcgccccccctccccctctgtcgtccccccctccccctctgtcgtccccccctccccctctgtcgtcccccctccccctctgtcgtccccccctccccctctgtcgtccccccctccccctctgtcgtccccccctccccctctgtcgtccccccctccccctctgtcgtccccccctccccctctgtcgtcccccctccccctctgtcgtcccccctccccctctgtcgtcccccctccccctctgtcgtcccccctccccctctgtcgtccccccctccccctctgtcgtccccccctccccctctgtcgtcgtccccccctccccctctgtcgttccccccctccccctctgtcgttccccccctccccctctgtcgttccccccctccccctctgtcgttccccccctccccctctgtcgttccccccctccccctctgtcgttccccccctccccctctgtcgttccccccctccccctctgtcgttccccccctccccctcacacaactTTGAAAGGACAGGATCTGTTACTCTGATGCTGAGTGTATTTCACACCTGATGTGGCATTCTAGTAGACTTCACACTTACTGAAGTCTTTATGTACTTACTGTAATTCTAATGCACCTGTCTCTTGAATCTTACAGGGAACAGCGTAGCTTGGATTCTACCATTCACTTCAGGGGGATTTCTGTACATTGCTCTGGTTACTGTGGTACCTGACCTCCTTCTGGAAACAGATGTGCGGTAAGTAACCGTGCCCAATAAAGCCCTGTATATAGTATCTATCTCTTCTGGAAGTGTTGGTTGGATAATAAAGTAGCACCTCGACCTTCCCATTCATCACAGGCAAATTAAATTCCTTAGTTATGGAACAAATGAGCATGATTTTCATCACATCTTGATGTTAACAATGGTGACACATTTTTGCAATGTTAGTGCCTCAACAACAGGGCCACTTTGTAATGCTGACGGAACACTCCTACAGATGTACTTGTATAGACAGTGTCTGAGCTGACTGCTGATTGACTTATTTATTTACAGCCATCATTAACACAAAGCAACCCAATTATAGTTTATATCAGATACCATGGCTGTATGCCATTGTATACTCTCGTTTCAATTTATTGTGCTTGGACAAAACTTGTGGCAATTTGGGAAGCATAAAAATAGAATTGATGGGGCATAGGAGATTCTCTGCAGTATATCCTTAGTAACTGTGACAAAAGTaatctatccctcctcgtcctcctcgacctgtctgcagcctttgacacggttgaccactccatcctcctccaacgcctctccaccatcgtccagctgggtgggactgcactcacctggttccattcttatccatctaatcgtagccagagaatctcctgcatcggcttctcttcccactcccccatcgttacctctggtgtcccccaaggatctatccttggcccctcctatttctcatctacatgttgccccttggcgacatcatccggaaacacagtgtcagtttccacatgtacgctgataacacccagctctacctcactcccacttctctcaaccctccacggtctctaaactgtcagactgcttgtgcgacatccagtactgggtgagcagaaatttcctccaattaaatactgggaagaccgaagccattgttttcattccctagtcactgactccatccctctccctagcatctgtctgaggctgaaccagactgttcgcaaccttggtgtcatacttcaccctaaaatgagcttccggccacacatcAGCAACATAACACTAatgccacctatttccacctccgtaacatcgcccgtccccgcccttgcctcagctcatcagctgcttaaACCCtcctccatacctttgttacctctagacttgactattccaacgcacttctggctggcctcctacattctacccgacgtaaactagaggtgatccaaaactctgctgccccgtgtcctaactcgcaccaagttccgctcacccatcacctctgtgctcgctgatctacattggcttccggttaagcaatccggtttcagaattctcatctttatattcaaatccctccatggcctcgcccctccctatctctccaatcccccaatcccccaagatgtctgcgctcctctaattctgtaatacttagcatccctgattataatcgctccaccattggtggctgtacttttgttgcctacgccccaagctctggaactctctacctaaacctccccgcctctctacctctctttcctccttcatgtcGCTTCTCTTTGACCATcaccgctaatttctacttatgtggctcaatgtaaaatttttattgcataatactcctgtgaagcgtctaggGATGTTTCACTACGCTAAAGGCACAAGTTGTCgtcgtatctaacccgtgctgtacctgccctgggagtgtttgatgggacagtgtagagggagctttactctgtatctagaccgtgctgtacctgccctgggtgtgtttgatgggacagtgtagagggaactttactctgtatctaacccgtgctgtacctgccctgggagtgtttgatgggacagtgtagagggagctttactctgtatctaaccccgtgctgtacctgccctgggagtgtttgatgggacagtgtagagggaactttactctgtatctaacccgtgctgtacctgccctgggagtgtttgatgggacagtgtagagggagctttactctgcatctaacccgtgctgtacctgccctgggagtgtttgatgggacagtgtagagggagctttactctgtatctaatcccgtgctgtacctgccctgggagtgtttgatgggacagtatagagggagctttactctgtatctaacccgtgctgtacctgccctgggagtgtttgataggacagtgtagagggagctttactctgtatctaaccccgtgctgtacctgccctgggagtgtttgatgggacagtgtagagggaactttactctgtatctaacccgtgctgtacctgccctgggagtgtttgatgggacagtgtagagg
This window of the Pristiophorus japonicus isolate sPriJap1 unplaced genomic scaffold, sPriJap1.hap1 HAP1_SCAFFOLD_2364, whole genome shotgun sequence genome carries:
- the slc39a13 gene encoding zinc transporter ZIP13, encoding GSRRLKQLLSFAIGGLLGDVFLHLLPEAWAYTCNRNPDGGHSLEQQRKLGLWVIVGLLAFFVLEKVFPDKDEDDTEYHKAPSQTQKALQNRRSCGDKEIKRLQNGKLIPSASTLRNGSCVQLTNGHCCGSTLQLKASAKPVQAIKISGYLNLIANGIDNFTHGLAVAGSFLVSRKVGLTTTLAILLHEVPHEVGDFTILLRAGFDRWSAAKMQLTTAVGGVLGACFALCSQSPEGAGNSVAWILPFTSGGFLYIALVTVVPDLLLETDVRNSVYQVLLMCSGIGVMMLVSAIV